A region of Sphingomonas crusticola DNA encodes the following proteins:
- a CDS encoding RcnB family protein, producing MKKFILAAVAASVIAGPLMAQSYGGHNDRSRYEQSYNDRGHDNRGNDRRNDNRGQYNRYDNRNHNQYRSWNRGDRFDSRYARNYRVISSPRYYRLHDAPRGYRWVQSGNDALLIGITTGVIASVLANAIN from the coding sequence ATGAAGAAGTTCATTCTTGCAGCCGTCGCTGCTTCGGTGATCGCCGGCCCGCTGATGGCGCAGTCCTATGGCGGCCATAACGACCGCAGCCGCTACGAGCAGAGCTACAACGATCGCGGTCATGACAATCGTGGCAACGACCGCCGCAATGACAATCGCGGCCAGTATAACCGCTACGACAATCGTAACCACAACCAGTATCGCAGCTGGAACCGTGGTGACCGTTTCGACAGCCGCTACGCCCGCAACTACCGGGTGATCTCGAGCCCGCGTTACTATCGTCTGCACGATGCGCCGCGCGGTTATCGCTGGGTCCAGTCGGGCAATGATGCGCTGCTGATCGGCATCACCACCGGCGTGATCGCCTCGGTTCTGGCCAATGCGATCAACTAA
- a CDS encoding phosphatase PAP2 family protein: protein MTHNRTSSAFMIAGLILLIAGVVSWQAGWDLPLHRLFRLTGTLWTPRVVRLSALGGLLVMGPIGLFAMLVLVLRHRGGDALWLFATVASGRLGVEGLKLLVMRPRPPVIDRLELVQSWSFPSSHSAGTMMTCLALAILVGGRPALFFAFLAALIIGWSRVALAVHWPGDVLAGWGIGLLWLGLALRIHRPGPVRLPSAAPSRGGSTP, encoded by the coding sequence GTGACCCACAACCGCACATCCTCGGCCTTCATGATCGCCGGCCTGATATTGCTGATCGCAGGCGTGGTCAGCTGGCAGGCGGGGTGGGATTTGCCGCTCCACCGCCTGTTCCGTCTGACCGGGACCTTATGGACGCCGCGCGTCGTGCGCCTTTCCGCGCTGGGTGGCCTGTTGGTGATGGGGCCGATCGGCTTGTTCGCGATGCTCGTGCTGGTGCTGCGCCACCGCGGCGGCGATGCGCTCTGGCTGTTCGCGACCGTGGCGAGCGGCCGGCTCGGCGTAGAGGGGCTCAAGCTGCTGGTCATGCGCCCGCGTCCGCCGGTGATCGACCGGCTCGAGCTGGTGCAGTCGTGGAGCTTCCCCAGCTCGCACAGCGCCGGCACGATGATGACCTGCCTCGCCCTCGCCATCCTCGTCGGCGGCAGGCCGGCGCTGTTCTTCGCTTTCCTCGCGGCGCTGATCATCGGCTGGAGCCGCGTCGCGCTGGCGGTGCATTGGCCTGGCGACGTGCTCGCGGGCTGGGGGATCGGCCTGCTGTGGCTGGGGTTGGCGCTGCGCATCCACAGGCCCGGCCCCGTCAGGCTTCCGTCGGCGGCTCCGTCGCGAGGAGGATCGACGCCTTAA
- a CDS encoding TonB-dependent receptor plug domain-containing protein gives MKLRRLALTAATSALAMAYAGSAFAQDAPAPAVTPQDATDATQEIVVTGTRTIGRTRLDTASPVDVLSNAALTRQGTTELGSALATVAPSIDFPRPSAVDGTDAIRPATLRGLSPDQTLVLINGVRAHTSALLNINGSVGRGAAAVDLNTVPTVALDTIEVLRDGASAQYGSDAIAGVINLRLRQARSGGGASVNYGFYDTDVNTARGDRHVSGEHTLSASAWQGFGFGSDGYVTISGEYLDRRPTNRADYDPRVTPTRITGRFGDPESHQYTGWINAGTSITDNFQLYGWLGYQERNSESAAFPRLPSAAGAVSGIYPNGFLPFIHTNSRDLNSAIGIKGDVSGWNVDANISYGRNRIAYQTRNSANYAYGNNSPTDFKDGALIYDQLVGGVDVSRKYDVFQSLNVAFGVEGRREGFKITPGEQASYGYPTTGAIAGQAPGAQGFGGFSPLNAIEKHRENGSAYVDLEAQVNDKFLVGLAGRAEDYSDFGWTANGKLSLRYDFAPWFALRGTASTGFRAPALQQQYFTSVASVIVNGSPILTGTYPSTAPVAGALGGKALDPEKSTNLSLGTVIRAGGFDLTVDAYRIHIRDQLGLSENIQASFSPQVASLLAPYNVSAARFFINGLASTTKGLDVVAHYRWRPATAGTFDFTVAGNLNDTDVTRVPTSISTLNPAPTLFARSRILTLEDGTPGTKVTGTIDWALANFGATARVTYYGNVVQPGTTPSADAFTGRRAIADLELRYQPKKGVQLAIGGSNLFDTYPRQYPAALNSTGVVGFPYYSPFGFNGRYLYARAGLSW, from the coding sequence ATGAAGCTTCGTCGCCTGGCGCTGACCGCCGCCACCTCCGCCCTCGCTATGGCTTATGCCGGCTCAGCATTCGCGCAAGACGCGCCGGCGCCTGCCGTAACGCCGCAGGACGCGACCGATGCCACCCAGGAAATCGTCGTGACCGGCACGCGCACGATCGGCCGCACCCGGCTCGACACCGCCTCGCCGGTCGACGTGCTGAGCAACGCCGCGCTGACCCGCCAGGGCACCACCGAGCTCGGCTCGGCGCTTGCCACGGTTGCGCCTTCGATCGATTTCCCGCGGCCGTCCGCGGTGGACGGCACCGACGCGATCCGCCCGGCGACGTTGCGCGGCCTCTCGCCCGATCAGACGCTGGTCCTGATCAACGGCGTGCGGGCGCACACCTCCGCCCTGCTCAACATCAATGGCTCGGTCGGGCGCGGCGCGGCCGCGGTCGATCTCAACACGGTCCCGACGGTGGCGCTCGACACGATCGAGGTGCTGCGCGACGGCGCGTCCGCCCAATATGGTTCCGACGCGATCGCCGGCGTGATCAACCTGCGCCTGCGCCAGGCGCGTTCGGGCGGCGGCGCCAGCGTCAATTACGGCTTTTACGACACCGACGTGAACACCGCCCGCGGCGACCGCCACGTCTCCGGCGAGCATACGCTGAGCGCGTCCGCCTGGCAGGGCTTCGGCTTCGGCAGCGATGGCTATGTCACGATCTCCGGCGAATATCTCGATCGCCGCCCGACCAACCGCGCCGATTACGATCCGCGCGTCACGCCGACGCGCATCACCGGCCGCTTCGGCGATCCGGAATCGCACCAATATACCGGCTGGATCAATGCCGGCACTTCGATCACCGACAATTTCCAGCTTTATGGCTGGCTGGGCTATCAGGAGCGAAACAGCGAGAGCGCGGCTTTCCCGCGCCTCCCGAGCGCCGCCGGTGCCGTCAGCGGCATCTACCCCAACGGCTTCCTGCCCTTCATCCACACCAATTCGCGCGATCTCAACAGCGCGATCGGCATCAAGGGCGACGTCAGCGGCTGGAACGTCGACGCCAACATCAGCTACGGCCGCAACCGCATTGCCTATCAGACGCGCAACTCGGCCAATTATGCCTATGGCAACAATTCGCCGACCGATTTCAAGGACGGTGCGCTGATCTACGACCAGCTCGTCGGCGGGGTCGACGTCTCGCGCAAATATGATGTGTTCCAGTCGCTCAACGTTGCCTTCGGCGTCGAAGGACGACGCGAGGGCTTCAAGATCACGCCGGGCGAGCAGGCCTCCTATGGCTATCCGACCACGGGCGCGATCGCCGGCCAGGCGCCGGGCGCGCAGGGCTTTGGCGGCTTCTCCCCGCTCAACGCGATCGAGAAGCATCGCGAGAATGGCAGCGCCTATGTCGACCTTGAGGCGCAGGTGAATGACAAGTTCCTGGTCGGCCTCGCTGGCCGTGCCGAGGATTATTCGGACTTCGGCTGGACCGCCAACGGCAAGCTGTCGTTGCGCTACGACTTTGCGCCCTGGTTCGCGCTGCGCGGCACTGCTTCGACCGGTTTTCGCGCGCCGGCATTGCAGCAGCAATATTTCACGTCTGTTGCCTCTGTCATCGTCAACGGATCGCCGATCCTGACCGGCACATATCCCTCGACAGCGCCGGTCGCGGGTGCCCTGGGCGGCAAGGCACTGGACCCTGAAAAGTCGACCAACCTCTCGCTCGGAACGGTGATCCGCGCGGGCGGCTTCGACCTGACGGTCGACGCCTATCGCATCCACATCCGCGACCAGCTCGGCCTGTCGGAGAATATCCAGGCATCGTTCAGCCCGCAGGTGGCGAGCCTGCTCGCACCCTATAACGTCTCGGCGGCACGCTTCTTCATCAACGGGCTGGCGTCGACCACCAAGGGCCTCGACGTGGTCGCGCATTACCGCTGGCGGCCGGCTACCGCGGGCACGTTCGACTTCACGGTCGCGGGCAACCTCAACGATACCGACGTGACCAGGGTGCCGACCTCGATCTCGACGCTCAATCCGGCGCCGACCCTGTTCGCGCGCAGCCGCATCCTGACGCTGGAGGACGGCACGCCGGGCACGAAGGTGACGGGTACGATCGATTGGGCGCTCGCCAATTTCGGCGCCACTGCCCGCGTCACTTATTACGGCAATGTCGTCCAGCCGGGCACCACTCCGTCGGCCGACGCCTTTACCGGCAGGCGCGCGATCGCCGACCTGGAATTGCGCTACCAGCCGAAGAAGGGCGTCCAGCTGGCAATCGGCGGCAGCAATCTGTTTGACACCTATCCGCGCCAATATCCGGCGGCGCTCAATTCGACCGGGGTGGTGGGCTTCCCCTATTACTCGCCGTTCGGGTTCAACGGCCGCTATCTCTACGCGCGGGCCGGCCTGAGCTGGTAG
- a CDS encoding sensor histidine kinase has protein sequence MKRFLPTSLAGQMALLLGLALLVAQLANFALILNERQKLGLAQSEGPAIITFATVADDYGDAAPIFRQAVIEDQSRRGARFAEAAQSGIGESERDTALETQIDAALAKAGATARSVRAARGPGTDVNPRTGRRREVPPDIQLLRIAAQQQDGKWLTARMATPRRDPLLALRLGAATLLLYLLVLGATIWIAVRIARPLRDLTRAAGRFQGRDEPIAVPSRGPGDVVRAIEAFNAMRHRVTALLDEKDHMLGAIGHDLRTPLASLRIRVESMEPREEREAAIAKIEEMTAMLEDILVLARTGRARETAREVDLAALAEALVEEYRELGQPVSFVESARQVAAVQPDLIRRALRNLIDNAVKYGGSARVSVARTADGVAVTVADEGPGIDAAERQRVLQPFQRLEGSRNRGTGGAGLGLAIASSVAESHGGRLILADNVPRGLKASILLATEPPTEA, from the coding sequence ATGAAACGCTTCCTGCCGACCAGCCTTGCCGGTCAGATGGCGCTGCTGCTCGGGCTGGCGCTGCTGGTTGCACAGCTCGCCAATTTTGCCCTGATCCTCAACGAGCGCCAGAAGCTCGGCCTCGCCCAGAGCGAGGGACCGGCGATCATCACCTTCGCCACCGTCGCCGACGATTATGGCGATGCCGCGCCGATCTTCCGCCAGGCGGTGATCGAGGACCAGAGCCGGCGCGGCGCGCGTTTCGCGGAGGCAGCGCAGAGCGGCATTGGCGAGAGCGAGCGTGACACCGCGCTGGAGACCCAGATTGACGCCGCTTTGGCCAAGGCGGGCGCAACCGCCCGATCGGTGCGGGCAGCGCGCGGCCCCGGCACCGACGTCAATCCGCGCACCGGGCGGCGCCGCGAGGTGCCGCCCGACATTCAGCTGCTGCGCATCGCCGCCCAGCAACAGGACGGAAAATGGCTCACCGCACGGATGGCGACACCCCGGCGCGATCCCCTGCTGGCGCTGCGGCTGGGCGCGGCGACTTTGCTGCTCTATCTGCTGGTGCTGGGCGCGACGATCTGGATCGCGGTCCGGATCGCGCGGCCCTTGCGCGACCTGACCCGCGCCGCAGGCCGCTTTCAGGGACGGGACGAGCCGATCGCGGTGCCCTCACGCGGGCCGGGCGATGTCGTCCGGGCAATCGAGGCGTTCAACGCCATGCGCCACCGCGTGACCGCTTTGCTCGACGAGAAGGATCATATGCTGGGCGCGATCGGCCACGATCTGCGCACGCCGCTTGCCTCGCTGCGCATCCGGGTCGAGTCGATGGAGCCGCGGGAAGAGCGCGAAGCCGCGATCGCCAAGATCGAGGAGATGACGGCGATGCTGGAGGACATATTGGTCCTCGCCCGCACCGGCCGCGCGCGCGAAACCGCGCGCGAGGTCGATCTCGCCGCGCTCGCCGAAGCCTTGGTGGAGGAATATCGCGAGCTCGGTCAGCCGGTGTCTTTTGTCGAGTCGGCGCGGCAGGTGGCGGCGGTCCAGCCCGATCTGATCCGGCGGGCGTTGCGCAATCTGATCGACAATGCGGTCAAATATGGCGGCAGCGCCCGGGTTTCGGTTGCGCGCACGGCTGACGGCGTCGCGGTCACGGTGGCGGACGAGGGGCCGGGCATCGACGCCGCCGAGCGCCAGCGCGTGCTGCAGCCATTCCAGCGGCTGGAAGGTTCGCGCAATCGCGGCACGGGCGGCGCGGGCCTCGGCCTCGCCATCGCCAGCAGCGTCGCCGAGAGCCATGGCGGACGGCTGATCCTGGCGGACAATGTGCCGCGCGGACTTAAGGCGTCGATCCTCCTCGCGACGGAGCCGCCGACGGAAGCCTGA
- a CDS encoding response regulator, producing the protein MTDQPHILLVDDERDIRDPLAAYLAKNALRVTKADSAAAAREILAVHAIDLVLLDIMMPGEDGLSLARYLRATTQIPVILLTAKSEEMDRILGLEIGADDYVTKPFSPRELLARIKAVLRRTSGGGSEVHAPDAQGFAFAEWILRTGERELVGVDGVAVPLSTGEYNLLHAFVTHPKRVLTRDQLLDLSVGRELAAFERSIDNHISRLRRKVEADPADPKLIKTIWGGGYMLAADVRRI; encoded by the coding sequence GTGACTGACCAACCGCATATCCTTCTGGTCGACGACGAGCGCGACATCCGCGATCCGCTTGCCGCCTATCTCGCCAAGAACGCGCTGCGCGTCACCAAGGCGGACAGCGCCGCCGCCGCGCGCGAGATATTGGCGGTCCATGCGATCGACCTGGTCCTGCTCGACATCATGATGCCGGGCGAGGACGGCCTGTCGCTCGCGCGATACCTCCGCGCCACCACCCAGATCCCGGTGATCCTGCTGACCGCGAAGAGCGAGGAGATGGACCGCATCCTCGGGCTGGAGATCGGCGCCGACGATTATGTCACCAAGCCCTTTTCGCCGCGCGAACTGCTCGCCCGCATCAAGGCGGTGCTGCGGCGAACGAGCGGCGGCGGGAGCGAAGTTCATGCGCCGGACGCGCAGGGCTTCGCCTTTGCCGAATGGATCTTACGCACCGGCGAGCGCGAGCTCGTCGGCGTCGACGGCGTCGCCGTGCCGCTCTCGACGGGCGAATATAATCTGCTTCACGCCTTTGTGACGCATCCCAAGCGCGTCCTGACGCGAGACCAGTTGCTCGATCTCAGCGTCGGGCGCGAGCTCGCCGCGTTCGAGCGCAGCATCGACAATCATATCAGCCGGCTGCGGCGCAAGGTCGAGGCCGACCCGGCCGATCCCAAATTGATCAAGACGATCTGGGGCGGCGGCTACATGCTGGCGGCCGATGTGCGGCGGATATGA